A window of Limanda limanda chromosome 4, fLimLim1.1, whole genome shotgun sequence genomic DNA:
GGCGAGTCTTCTAGCTTCTTGTCTGGGTGTTTCACCACCAGCTCTGGTACAGCCAGCCGCCTCTTCCCCACCTCTGGAGGGCTCTTGGGGCAGAGTGGACGGCATCCAGTTGAAATGAGGGGACTACGAACACTGGTGGTCATGCGGACCATGTGGTCCAAGACCCCGTTGTCCTGTGGGTCACGAGGTAAACTGAacccaaatgtgttttttagccGCTGGCTAATCTTTTCTGTGGCGCTTTTCTCCCCTGTGGCCTTGGCTACCTTCTCCTTGAGCTCTGGCCATTCAGGGACATAACTCTCACAGAACTGCTCAGCTTTTGGCCGAATGTTCAAGCGACGGAGGCGTTGCAAGGTCTCATAGCGTCCTGTTTTCAGTGCCCAGTCCCGAGCACATTTTCCTTTGGTGGTGTCGACTTCGTGAATGTTTGCTCCTGGAAAGAAAGATGGTAGAGTAGAGACACGAAGCGAGCAGGCGTTAATATCTTATGAGAAGTTCAAAGAACAATGGAATCAATCCATACTATAATCTCTGGGTTGCCAAAATGTGAATTGGTCTTACTGTCTTACTTACTTTTCTAAAGATAATGCAAACAGCAAATAATGACATGCAGTGATTTTAGGAAAACGTGTGTTGTCtaaaaatatctctgcagatggCTTATCTCCTGCCCGCCTTCAGGACTTGGACGGCAGAGATTACTGCAGGTTGAGTTAAGATGTGGTAACGTCCTCAGAATGATCCCTTAAACCAGTCTGGCGTCACTGGCACGTTCACTCGCAAACAGAGTTAGCCAGCTTCAAATATGGACGGGTAAACCATGGGGTCATCTATTCTCACCTTAAGTGCCGTAACTGTTCATTTAGAGCTGTACGAGTCCTGGGTAATAAGCTGGGGTTTCCAGTGGtttataaaataaacagatcTAATAATAATCATAGGACAGAAGCTTTTGTGTGAGTATGACACTGTCAAAAGTCTGTTTCACCAGAGGATGAATAAGATTTGTTGAAAAAAGTTTGTGAAAATTGAGCATTCTTGTGAGTCCTGGCAAGACAACTGCGCTAAGAGTCATCAGAGAGATACAAACGTACTGTGTCACATTATCTTATATGAccatgtaaatgtatttatttgacttATTTTTCATGGAGGATTGAAAGGACAATGAGCAGTAATATTTATAATTAGCATGCACTACAAACTGGTTGCTTTACAACTAATATATTCTTTTAAGGCCATAAAGCTcctaaaataatttttttccagAAGATATAACACATTATGAAAGAAATCAATATTTGTGTCCAGTAAACAAGAGAGGAAGTACTGTGCCTGACTTTATAAATCAATACCTGTGTATGTTGTGTATCATAGAAACTTACAAATTGCTGAAAACAGAAAGTGGATGAAAAAAAGTAGATAGCTGTCTTACATACCAGCCATAACGAGGGTAGCCACGACATCATTGCGCCCGGTCATAGCAGCTTTGATGAGGGCTGTGAAACCACGACAGTCCTTGATTTCCAGGTCTATACCGGGAAAGTAGTTCAGGAGATACATGACTGTGCTGATATGACCTGGAGAGTAAGACACAAGAATTCAGAGCTTACATCAGCAGTTTATCTGAAATGTGTAAcatttgacaaataaaataaaaatctcaaTTAACTTGAATCAGGAGCATCAGGGAGATCAGGCTGATGGCAAGTTAACAAAGTTTTATTGCCATCACCAAATCTGAACTATCTCTATCTCCCCATGTCATTGTGGCCACAGACCATTATTCTACATGTGACCCTCTCACAGAGATGGTATGCACCTTCCTCCAGTTGTTATCTATCAGGGTTCCTAACTCAACCTTGGCTCCTGTGCATACTGCCATAGATAAAATAGGTCTCAGTGTTATAACACTAATGTGTGGTGGATTTAGTTAATCTTCCTCTGACTTCACTCTTTGTAGTACTGCCATCCTGGGTTATAGGCCCAAAGATAAGACAATGCAGACAGAGAAAACTAAATTAACTAAATAGATTCAAACCTTACATATAATACCATTATTTTATAGTTCagatttttgttgtttctctatATTCTCCCCTTAATGCTTGTTTGATGCATTAAGTAAACGTTGTTATTCATGTCAACTCACCAGCTTGGGATGCAATCATCAGTGCAGTGTTGCCTTCATTGTCCTGGTGGTTTATGTCTATAAAAGGACAGCTGTGAAGCCCATACACGATATCTATGAAACCTTTGCAGCAAGCCACCATCAAGCCATTCTGTTGttataaagataaataacaatgaaattAGTTTTGAGATTTTCAATAAGAAGTTCTGGATTATCATTTTTTCTGAATGACCCAGACTCTCACCCAGCGGTTGATGTCCAGTTCCATGACCTCCTCTTTTGTGACCCCTCTCTCCAGAACTCGCCGCAGAGAGACAGTTTCGTTGCGGGCGCATGCTTGATACAGAGTCGACACCGCACCTCTGTTCGTTACCTCTGGCGAGTAGTCAGGAAGCACCGAGTCATCGGAGAGGATGCTGTCTGAGTTGTACTCGCTCGCTGACAGAGACAAACTGTCCTCATCTGGGCCTGAGCCCAGGTGTGGATCCACCGCTGCAGTCGCCATCTTCCAACAGTAGAACAGGTGAGACGGTTCTATGTCCTTTGGCTACATCTacaataaaaaatttaaaaaatagaaactgGATGATTTTTATAGCAACAAAAGGTGCAGGTGCACTTAAGAGACGGAGACTCAGCGTGGATGAATTTTCCCTCCCTGGAAAAAACCTCAATTACACATAATGCCAAGTTGAATTAATGTCCTCACTGTAGGCACCAAGTTACTGGTGAATCACAACATGTAGTGTATACGTCAAGCCTCAGATCTGCCACGCTGATACATCAAAAGTGATCTTTTTGACTCTTTGAAAAGCATGAGTTTGTCAGACGAGGATTATGTGGAGCTGTATGGACTCAACGTGCTTTTAGTGTTGAGTAACTGGATCAGTATCTAAAAGCCCTGCTGAACATGCAGTAGGGCTAAATGAGGAACAACCCACCTCAGAATAACCTCAGTCACATGTGGTCCTGGTAAACTCATGGTTTGTCTCTATTTGGCTTTTTCAACaaaatattttgtgtgtgtgtgtgtttttcaggcaGCTACTTTGtcacaagtgtgtgtttctgaaacCGTGAAATCAAGAGAGCTTAACTGTGATTAAACGATATTTCACATCTGTAAAGTAAAAATCACTGACAGTGGTTTTCCAAATGTTTTCACACAAATTGCCATGTTTGTGTTGTACAAGAAAACAGAATAACTTATGAAAAACctacaaaaaatgttttaatagatTATTTCAAATTATTGATGCCACAGGTTTGCTCAGTTCTATGAAATATAAGTGaagaaatgtaaatgcaaaGTCAGAAATGCAGCATTTCTCAACCTCCATATCCTACAATCCCCTACAACCAAACTGACACTGATATATtaacatacaaatataaaagaataacTTACCATAAAGTGTAATAAATCAGTTGTAGATGTATCCACATGTTAGCTTGTTGTTCTCACAGCTTCTTTGACTGGATGCAGACTCAAAGTTTTGACTTCCTCCAACAGTCCCACTTTATGTTTTTAGAGCAGCGGACAGGTCATGCTTCGCTTCCTCCTGATACTTTACCCATTTCCACCCCTCATATTGTCGTGATGACATAAAACTGAGAGGAGGAGCCTTTGCGGAGTCTTCGCCAAGACTTTTGTGTGTTCAGCTCCTGTGCTGAGCTCATCCCACTTACCACAGCTTTATGGAGAGGATTACTTTCTACTTTGGCCACGGTCCTCTTTTCGCAAAACACTTTTACTTGGCCATACTAAAGATAATTTCTCCATCTGCTATTTTTTCCCTGTCATGTCGATTCCCCATGTTTTAACTTTAAGACAATGTCTCATAGGTACATCTGTCTGACAGGATAATGGCACAAGGGGGTAATAACAATCACAACCACAACCTGTCTTCTGTCAACTATGAAacaatatttattcatgtaaaaCGTAAAGTATTTTATATTTGGTCCACAAATGAGTCATTAATCCTATTgtgaatgtttaaaatgttaaccgTAAACTGCTTAAGTCAGAAGAAACAAATTAATTGTTAAGACTGACCAGCAGTCTAATCCCATCAGAGGTGACCAAGGTGCACTGAACAGATGGGTCGGATCGAGGTACCGATACAATCCATTCCAATTCAGTTTAATCAAAGCAACAGCAACAAAAGTTAATTTGCAGAAGGACAGTGGGAGTTCAGGCTGTAATGATGGCATTTCTCAGATTTCCCACAGGATGGggatctttctctctttgttcacATGCTCTGATCGCAGACTTCAGCGTTCATAATGCTGTCCTATTCTGAAAACTCATGAGTGCTTATTTGTGTTCTAAATATCACAAATGTACAaactatattaatattatttaaatctGAATCTCTGTTCTTCAAAGTGAAGTCTAGCAGAATGTTGATATATTCGATGCAGTCTTGCTCCAGTGTAGATACTAAAAGAAAAGTTCTCAAATTTAAAAGTACataatacattattttttttattatataggTGGTATAACAGGGTCTGCCCTATGATAATACGTTAGTTGAAGCTCCTACTTTGGGACTGGACACAGAGTGAAACTCGTCTCTGAGGCGTGACTGGACCTGTCCCTCAGATAGCCTA
This region includes:
- the ankrd33ab gene encoding photoreceptor ankyrin repeat protein produces the protein MATAAVDPHLGSGPDEDSLSLSASEYNSDSILSDDSVLPDYSPEVTNRGAVSTLYQACARNETVSLRRVLERGVTKEEVMELDINRWNGLMVACCKGFIDIVYGLHSCPFIDINHQDNEGNTALMIASQAGHISTVMYLLNYFPGIDLEIKDCRGFTALIKAAMTGRNDVVATLVMAGANIHEVDTTKGKCARDWALKTGRYETLQRLRRLNIRPKAEQFCESYVPEWPELKEKVAKATGEKSATEKISQRLKNTFGFSLPRDPQDNGVLDHMVRMTTSVRSPLISTGCRPLCPKSPPEVGKRRLAVPELVVKHPDKKLEDSPVCHSNGSVSHIIPTIHSVESIDTTCCADTLRRGSILSLASTKVATAFIPRSMARRNSVFPSGCIPKIDIIRPTEATPKKEKKKKKNKIKGFLEPPIWRYKEIKDEKKREKKKLEKEKEKQEKEQKAKQEKAKKRKDSKKTKQ